Proteins from a single region of Scleropages formosus chromosome 22, fSclFor1.1, whole genome shotgun sequence:
- the dip2bb gene encoding disco-interacting protein 2 homolog B-A isoform X1 yields MAERGVDVSALPKEVRDQLAELELELSEGDITQKGYEKKRVKLLAPFLSQTPSGDSGLQSNQQGSSPSVNAVQDPAVEPAAGPSTSTSSGRCRRSHRSGGARDDRYRSDIHTEAVQAALAKHKEQKMALPMPTKRRSAYVQSPVDNCTPPDTSSASEDESSLHHQASMSEVPGQSLQSPDSWINRSLQGSSTSSSASSTLSHGEGKAQPSALADVLAHARIENSIIPPDVTSSAAQERAPRVDLPPNAPVRGMSRGQSRSSMMDTADGKGVPVSSRVSTKIQQLLNTLKRPKRPPLREFFMDDSEEIVEVPQPDPNTPKPEGRQIIPVKGEPLGVVSNWPPALQAALARWGATQAKSPALTTLDITGKPLYTLTYGKLWTRSVKLAYTLLNKLGTKAEPVLKPGDRVALVYPNSDPGMFWVAFYGCLLAEVIPVPIEVPLSRKDAGSQQIGFLLGSCGVGLALTSEVCLKGLPKTPNGEILQFKGWPRLKWVVTDSKYLTKPSKDWQPHIPTANNDIAYIEYKASKEGTVMGVAVSKVAMLTHCQALTQACNYSEGETLVNVLDFKKDMGLWHGVLTSVMNRIHTVSVPYAVMKACPMSWVQRVHLHKARVALVKCRDLHWAMMAHREQRDVSLASLRMLIVADGANPWSVSSCDAFLNVFQIHGLKPEVICPCATSPEAMTVAIRRPGVPGAPLPARAILSMAGLSHGVIRVNTEDKNSALTVQDVGHVMPGALMCIVKPDGPPQLCKTDEIGEIVVNSRAGGTMYYGLPGVTKNTFEVIPVNSSGAPIGEIPFVRSGLLGFVGPGSLVFVVGKIEGLLMVSGRRHNADDLVATALAVEPVKTVYRGRIAVFSVTVFYDERIVIVAEQRPEASEEDSFQWMSRVLQAIDSIHQVGLYCLALVPANTLPKTPLGGIHVSETKQHFLEGNLHPCNILMCPHTCVTNLPKPRQKQPVGVGPASIMVGNLVAGKRIAQAAGRDLGLIEDQDLVRKLCMWPTMMHQFLTEALQWRAQTDPDHTLFVLLNAKGTAVCAATCVQLHKRAEKIAAALSERGSLNTGDNVVLLYPPGIDLIASFYGCLYAGCVPVTVRPPHPQNLTATLPTVRMIIDVSKAACILTTQNLMKILRSKEAAAAVNIKTWPTIIDTDDLPRKRPPQIYKPPTAEMLAYLDFSVSTTGMLTGVKISHAAVSALCRSIKLQCELYSSRQIAICLDPYCGLGFVLWCLCSVYSGHQSILIPPMELETSLPLWLSTLSQYRIRDTFCSYSVMELCTKGLGTQTEALKLRGVNLSCVRSCVVVAEERPRLALTQSFSKLFKDLGLSPRAVSTAFGSRVNLAICLQGTTGPDPSIVYVDMKSLRHDRVRLVERGAPQSLPLMESGTILPGVRVIIVNPETRGPLGDSHLGEVWVNSPHSASGYYTIYGEESLQADHFNTRLSFGDPQTLWARTGYLGFVRRTELLDASGDRHDALFVVGSLDETLELRGLRYHPIDIETSVSRAHRSIAESAVFTWTNLLVVVSELCGSEQDALDLVPLVTNVVLEEHHLVVGVVVIVDPGVIPINSRGEKQRMHLRDSFLADQLDPIYVAYNM; encoded by the exons GTGACATCACCCAGAAAGGATACGAGAAGAAAAGGGTCAAGCTGTTGGCTCCCTTCCTCTCACAGACACCAA GTGGGGATTCGGGCTTGCAGAGTAACCAGCAGGGGTCCAGCCCCAGTGTGAATGCTGTCCAGGACCCAGCTGTGGAGCCCGCTGCTGGCCCCTCCACTTCCACCTCGTCCGGCCGTTGCCGGAGGTCTCATCGTAGCGGGGGTGCCAGGGACGACCGGTACAGATCTG ACATCCACACAGAGGCAGTGCAGGCTGCCCTTGCCAAGCACAAAGAGCAGAAGATGGCCTTGCCCATGCCTACCAAGCGCCGCTCAGCCTATGTTCAGTCTCCGGTTGACAACTGCACTCCTCCCG ATACCTCCTCAGCCTCTGAGGACGAGAGCTCCCTGCACCACCAGGCCTCCATGAGTGAAGTGCCAGGTCAGAGCCTGCAAAGCCCAGACTCCTGGATCAACCGCTCCCTGCAGGGCTCTTCTACCTCTTCCTCTGCCTCCTCCACCCTGTCGCATGGCGAGGGCAAGGCGCAGCCCTCTGCTCTGGCCGATGTACTGGCACACGCTCGCATAG AAAACAGCATTATCCCCCCCGATGTCACTTCATCTGCAGCCCAGGAGAGGGCACCTCGCGTAGACTTGCCCCCCAATGCCCCTGTTCGGGGCATGAGCCGGGGACAGAGCCGATCCAGCATGATGGACACAGCAGACG GAAAAG GGGTTCCTGTCAGCAGCAGGGTGTCTACCAAGATCCAGCAGTTGCTCAACACCTTGAAGCGACCGAAGAGGCCACCACTACGCGAGTTCTTCATGGATGACTCGGAGGAGATAGTTGAGG TGCCCCAGCCAGATCCCAACACCCCCAAACCAGAGGGCCGCCAGATCATTCCAGTAAAGGGAGAACCCCTGGGCGTGGTCAGTAACTGGCCTCCAGCCCTTCAGGCAGCTCTTGCCAGATGGGGGGCCACACAGGCTAAGAGCCCAGCCCTCACCACGTTGGACATCACAGGAAAGCCCCTCTACACGCTGACCTATG GAAAACTGTGGACCCGCAGTGTGAAGCTTGCATACACCCTCCTCAACAAGCTGGGCACCAAGGCTGAGCCCGTGCTAAAGCCTGGCGATCGG GTAGCCCTGGTGTACCCCAACAGTGATCCTGGGATGTTCTGGGTGGCCTTTTACGGTTGCCTTCTGGCTGAGGTCATTCCAGTACCAATAGAAGTGCCGCTGTCTCGCAAG gaTGCAGGAAGTCAGCAGATTGGCTTCTTGCTGGGTAGCTGTGGGGTGGGTCTTGCCCTCACCAGTGAGGTGTGTCTGAAAGGGCTGCCCAAGACCCCTAATGgagaaatattacaatttaaaG GTTGGCCACGGCTGAAGTGGGTCGTCACCGATTCCAAGTACCTCACAAAGCCCTCCAAGGATTGGCAGCCCCACATTCCCACTGCCAACAATGACATTGCCTACATTGAG TACAAAGCTAGTAAGGAAGGCACAGTGATGGGAGTAGCAGTCTCCAAGGTGGCCATGCTGACCCACTGCCAGGCTCTGACTCAGGCCTGCAACTACAGTGAAG GAGAGACACTGGTCAACGTGCTGGACTTTaagaaggacatgggtttgtgGCATGGTGTTCTCACG AGCGTTATGAATCGGATTCACACAGTCAGTGTCCCCTACGCTGTGATGAAGGCTTGTCCCATGTCTTGGGTGCAGAGGGTCCACCTTCATAAAG CACGGGTGGCCCTGGTGAAGTGTCGCGACCTGCACTGGGCCATGATGGCTCATCGGGAGCAGCGGGACGTCAGCCTGGCATCGCTACGCATGCTCATTGTGGCAGATGGGGCAAACCCCT ggtCTGTTTCATCATGTGACGCTTTCCTCAACGTGTTCCAAATCCATGGCCTGAAGCCTGAGGTTATCTGCCCCTGTGCCACCTCCCCAGAGGCCATGACGGTGGCTATACGCAG ACCAGGCGTTCCCGGGGCACCCCTCCCTGCACGGGCCATCTTGTCAATGGCAGGGCTGAGCCACGGGGTTATCCGAGTCAACACGGAAGACAAGAACTCGGCCCTCACCGTGCAGGATGTGGGTCATGTCATGCCTGGAG CCCTCATGTGTATTGTGAAGCCGGACGGACCGCCGCAGCTCTGTAAGACAGACGAGATTGGGGAGATTGTGGTAAACTCCCGCGCTGGGGGCACCATGTACTATGGCCTGCCAGGGGTGACCAAGAATACCTTTGAG GTGATTCCCGTCAATTCCAGTGGTGCCCCAATAGGCGAGATCCCCTTTGTTCGGTCAGGGCTCCTTGGCTTTGTGGGACCG GGTAGTCTAGTGTTTGTTGTGGGGAAGATCGAGGGCCTGCTGATGGTGAGCGGTAGGCGGCACAATGCCGACGACCTGGTGGCTACCGCACTGGCTGTGGAGCCAGTCAAGACCGTGTACCGGGGGAG GATCGCTGTGTTCTCTGTGACGGTGTTCTACGACGAGAGGATTGTGATTGTGGCAGAGCAGAGGCCTGAAGCCAGTGAGGAGGACAGCTTTCAGTGGATGAGCCGAGTGTTGCAG GCCATAGACAGCATTCACCAGGTAGGACTGTATTGCCTGGCTCTGGTCCCTGCCAACACCTTGCCCAAGACGCCCCTGGGAGGCATCCATGTTTCAGAAACCAAGCAGCACTTCCTGGAGGGCAACCTGCATCCCTGCAACATTCTCATGTGCCCTCACACCTGCGTTACCAATCTGCCCAAGCCACGCCAGAAACAGCCAG TGGGTGTTGGACCAGCCTCCATCATGGTTGGCAATCTGGTGGCAGGCAAGAGAATTGCCCAGGCAGCTGGCAGAGACCTGGGACTGATCGAAGACCAAGATTTGGTCAGGAAG CTCTGTATGTGGCCCACAATGATG CATCAATTCCTGACAGAGGCTCTGCAGTGGAGAGCTCAAACAGACCCAGACCACACCCTGTTTGTGCTTCTCAACGCCaag GGAACTGCGGTGTGTGCAGCTACTTGCGTCCAGTTGCACAAGCGGGCTGAGAAGATCGCTGCTGCCCTGTCTGAGAGGGGGAGTCTGAACACTGGGGACAACGTGGTGCTGCTGTATCCTCCTG GCATTGACCTGATCGCCTCTTTCTACGGATGTTTGTATGCTGGCTGCGTTCCGGTCACGGTTCGACCTCCCCATCCGCAAAACCTGACTGCCACTCTTCCTACCGTTCGCATGATCATTGAC GTCAGCAAGGCTGCCTGCATACTCACCACCCAAAATCTTATGAAGATTCTCAGATCGAAAGAAGCCGCTGCTGCTGTGAACATAAAAACATGGCCAACTATCATAGACACAG ATGACCTCCCGCGCAAACGCCCTCCCCAGATCTATAAGCCCCCAACGGCAGAGATGTTGGCCTACCTGGACTTTAGTGTGTCCACAACGGGCATGCTGACTGGGGTCAAG ATCTCCCATGCAGCTGTCAGCGCCCTGTGTCGTTCCATCAAACTTCAGTGTGAGCTCTACTCGTCACGACAAATTGCCATCTGCCTGGACCCTTACTGCGGCCTGGGTTTTGTACTGTGGTGCCTCTGCAG TGTGTACTCAGGCCACCAGTCTATCCTGATCCCCCCGATGGAGCTTGAAACCTCCCTTCCACTGTGGCTTAGCACACTGAGTCAGTACCGCATCAGGGACACCTTCTGCTCCTACTCTGTCATGGAACTCTGCACCAAGGGGCTGGGAACACAGACTGAAGCACTGAAG CTACGGGGGGTGAACCTGTCATGCGTGCGCAGCTGTGTAGTGGTCGCTGAGGAGCGGCCTCGCCTAGCCCTCACGCAGTCCTTCTCCAAGCTCTTCAAGGACCTGGGGTTGTCACCCCGAGCTGTCAGCACTGCCTTCGGCTCCCGTGTCAACCTGGCTATCTGCCTGCAG GGCACAACTGGACCAGACCCCTCCATAGTCTATGTGGATATGAAATCCCTGCGGCATGACAG GGTGCGGCTGGTGGAGCGAGGAGCCCCCCAGAGCTTACCACTCATGGAGTCTGGGACG ATCCTGCCGGGAGTGCGAGTGATAATTGTGAACCCAGAGACACGGGGACCTCTTGGAGACTCTCATCTTGGAGAG GTCTGGGTGAACAGTCCACACAGTGCCAGCGGCTACTATACCATTTATGGGGAGGAGAGCCTACAGGCAGACCACTTCAACACCAGGCTGAGCTTTGGTGACCCACAGACCTTATGGGCTCGGACTGGCTATCTGGGTTTTGTCAGGAGAACTGAACTCTTGGATGCAAGTGGAG aCCGTCACGATGCTCTTTTTGTGGTGGGCTCTCTGGATGAGACCCTTGAGCTCCGAGGCTTGCGCTATCACCCCATCGACATTGAGACATCTGTGTCACGTGCTCATCGCAGCATCGCTGAGAG
- the dip2bb gene encoding disco-interacting protein 2 homolog B-A isoform X3 yields the protein MAERGVDVSALPKEVRDQLAELELELSEGDITQKGYEKKRVKLLAPFLSQTPSGDSGLQSNQQGSSPSVNAVQDPAVEPAAGPSTSTSSGRCRRSHRSGGARDDRYRSDIHTEAVQAALAKHKEQKMALPMPTKRRSAYVQSPVDNCTPPDTSSASEDESSLHHQASMSEVPGQSLQSPDSWINRSLQGSSTSSSASSTLSHGEGKAQPSALADVLAHARIENSIIPPDVTSSAAQERAPRVDLPPNAPVRGMSRGQSRSSMMDTADGKGVPVSSRVSTKIQQLLNTLKRPKRPPLREFFMDDSEEIVEVPQPDPNTPKPEGRQIIPVKGEPLGVVSNWPPALQAALARWGATQAKSPALTTLDITGKPLYTLTYGKLWTRSVKLAYTLLNKLGTKAEPVLKPGDRVALVYPNSDPGMFWVAFYGCLLAEVIPVPIEVPLSRKDAGSQQIGFLLGSCGVGLALTSEVCLKGLPKTPNGEILQFKGWPRLKWVVTDSKYLTKPSKDWQPHIPTANNDIAYIEYKASKEGTVMGVAVSKVAMLTHCQALTQACNYSEGETLVNVLDFKKDMGLWHGVLTSVMNRIHTVSVPYAVMKACPMSWVQRVHLHKARVALVKCRDLHWAMMAHREQRDVSLASLRMLIVADGANPWSVSSCDAFLNVFQIHGLKPEVICPCATSPEAMTVAIRRPGVPGAPLPARAILSMAGLSHGVIRVNTEDKNSALTVQDVGHVMPGALMCIVKPDGPPQLCKTDEIGEIVVNSRAGGTMYYGLPGVTKNTFEVIPVNSSGAPIGEIPFVRSGLLGFVGPGSLVFVVGKIEGLLMVSGRRHNADDLVATALAVEPVKTVYRGRIAVFSVTVFYDERIVIVAEQRPEASEEDSFQWMSRVLQAIDSIHQVGLYCLALVPANTLPKTPLGGIHVSETKQHFLEGNLHPCNILMCPHTCVTNLPKPRQKQPVGVGPASIMVGNLVAGKRIAQAAGRDLGLIEDQDLVRKHQFLTEALQWRAQTDPDHTLFVLLNAKGTAVCAATCVQLHKRAEKIAAALSERGSLNTGDNVVLLYPPGIDLIASFYGCLYAGCVPVTVRPPHPQNLTATLPTVRMIIDVSKAACILTTQNLMKILRSKEAAAAVNIKTWPTIIDTDDLPRKRPPQIYKPPTAEMLAYLDFSVSTTGMLTGVKISHAAVSALCRSIKLQCELYSSRQIAICLDPYCGLGFVLWCLCSVYSGHQSILIPPMELETSLPLWLSTLSQYRIRDTFCSYSVMELCTKGLGTQTEALKLRGVNLSCVRSCVVVAEERPRLALTQSFSKLFKDLGLSPRAVSTAFGSRVNLAICLQGTTGPDPSIVYVDMKSLRHDRVRLVERGAPQSLPLMESGTILPGVRVIIVNPETRGPLGDSHLGEVWVNSPHSASGYYTIYGEESLQADHFNTRLSFGDPQTLWARTGYLGFVRRTELLDASGDRHDALFVVGSLDETLELRGLRYHPIDIETSVSRAHRSIAESAVFTWTNLLVVVSELCGSEQDALDLVPLVTNVVLEEHHLVVGVVVIVDPGVIPINSRGEKQRMHLRDSFLADQLDPIYVAYNM from the exons GTGACATCACCCAGAAAGGATACGAGAAGAAAAGGGTCAAGCTGTTGGCTCCCTTCCTCTCACAGACACCAA GTGGGGATTCGGGCTTGCAGAGTAACCAGCAGGGGTCCAGCCCCAGTGTGAATGCTGTCCAGGACCCAGCTGTGGAGCCCGCTGCTGGCCCCTCCACTTCCACCTCGTCCGGCCGTTGCCGGAGGTCTCATCGTAGCGGGGGTGCCAGGGACGACCGGTACAGATCTG ACATCCACACAGAGGCAGTGCAGGCTGCCCTTGCCAAGCACAAAGAGCAGAAGATGGCCTTGCCCATGCCTACCAAGCGCCGCTCAGCCTATGTTCAGTCTCCGGTTGACAACTGCACTCCTCCCG ATACCTCCTCAGCCTCTGAGGACGAGAGCTCCCTGCACCACCAGGCCTCCATGAGTGAAGTGCCAGGTCAGAGCCTGCAAAGCCCAGACTCCTGGATCAACCGCTCCCTGCAGGGCTCTTCTACCTCTTCCTCTGCCTCCTCCACCCTGTCGCATGGCGAGGGCAAGGCGCAGCCCTCTGCTCTGGCCGATGTACTGGCACACGCTCGCATAG AAAACAGCATTATCCCCCCCGATGTCACTTCATCTGCAGCCCAGGAGAGGGCACCTCGCGTAGACTTGCCCCCCAATGCCCCTGTTCGGGGCATGAGCCGGGGACAGAGCCGATCCAGCATGATGGACACAGCAGACG GAAAAG GGGTTCCTGTCAGCAGCAGGGTGTCTACCAAGATCCAGCAGTTGCTCAACACCTTGAAGCGACCGAAGAGGCCACCACTACGCGAGTTCTTCATGGATGACTCGGAGGAGATAGTTGAGG TGCCCCAGCCAGATCCCAACACCCCCAAACCAGAGGGCCGCCAGATCATTCCAGTAAAGGGAGAACCCCTGGGCGTGGTCAGTAACTGGCCTCCAGCCCTTCAGGCAGCTCTTGCCAGATGGGGGGCCACACAGGCTAAGAGCCCAGCCCTCACCACGTTGGACATCACAGGAAAGCCCCTCTACACGCTGACCTATG GAAAACTGTGGACCCGCAGTGTGAAGCTTGCATACACCCTCCTCAACAAGCTGGGCACCAAGGCTGAGCCCGTGCTAAAGCCTGGCGATCGG GTAGCCCTGGTGTACCCCAACAGTGATCCTGGGATGTTCTGGGTGGCCTTTTACGGTTGCCTTCTGGCTGAGGTCATTCCAGTACCAATAGAAGTGCCGCTGTCTCGCAAG gaTGCAGGAAGTCAGCAGATTGGCTTCTTGCTGGGTAGCTGTGGGGTGGGTCTTGCCCTCACCAGTGAGGTGTGTCTGAAAGGGCTGCCCAAGACCCCTAATGgagaaatattacaatttaaaG GTTGGCCACGGCTGAAGTGGGTCGTCACCGATTCCAAGTACCTCACAAAGCCCTCCAAGGATTGGCAGCCCCACATTCCCACTGCCAACAATGACATTGCCTACATTGAG TACAAAGCTAGTAAGGAAGGCACAGTGATGGGAGTAGCAGTCTCCAAGGTGGCCATGCTGACCCACTGCCAGGCTCTGACTCAGGCCTGCAACTACAGTGAAG GAGAGACACTGGTCAACGTGCTGGACTTTaagaaggacatgggtttgtgGCATGGTGTTCTCACG AGCGTTATGAATCGGATTCACACAGTCAGTGTCCCCTACGCTGTGATGAAGGCTTGTCCCATGTCTTGGGTGCAGAGGGTCCACCTTCATAAAG CACGGGTGGCCCTGGTGAAGTGTCGCGACCTGCACTGGGCCATGATGGCTCATCGGGAGCAGCGGGACGTCAGCCTGGCATCGCTACGCATGCTCATTGTGGCAGATGGGGCAAACCCCT ggtCTGTTTCATCATGTGACGCTTTCCTCAACGTGTTCCAAATCCATGGCCTGAAGCCTGAGGTTATCTGCCCCTGTGCCACCTCCCCAGAGGCCATGACGGTGGCTATACGCAG ACCAGGCGTTCCCGGGGCACCCCTCCCTGCACGGGCCATCTTGTCAATGGCAGGGCTGAGCCACGGGGTTATCCGAGTCAACACGGAAGACAAGAACTCGGCCCTCACCGTGCAGGATGTGGGTCATGTCATGCCTGGAG CCCTCATGTGTATTGTGAAGCCGGACGGACCGCCGCAGCTCTGTAAGACAGACGAGATTGGGGAGATTGTGGTAAACTCCCGCGCTGGGGGCACCATGTACTATGGCCTGCCAGGGGTGACCAAGAATACCTTTGAG GTGATTCCCGTCAATTCCAGTGGTGCCCCAATAGGCGAGATCCCCTTTGTTCGGTCAGGGCTCCTTGGCTTTGTGGGACCG GGTAGTCTAGTGTTTGTTGTGGGGAAGATCGAGGGCCTGCTGATGGTGAGCGGTAGGCGGCACAATGCCGACGACCTGGTGGCTACCGCACTGGCTGTGGAGCCAGTCAAGACCGTGTACCGGGGGAG GATCGCTGTGTTCTCTGTGACGGTGTTCTACGACGAGAGGATTGTGATTGTGGCAGAGCAGAGGCCTGAAGCCAGTGAGGAGGACAGCTTTCAGTGGATGAGCCGAGTGTTGCAG GCCATAGACAGCATTCACCAGGTAGGACTGTATTGCCTGGCTCTGGTCCCTGCCAACACCTTGCCCAAGACGCCCCTGGGAGGCATCCATGTTTCAGAAACCAAGCAGCACTTCCTGGAGGGCAACCTGCATCCCTGCAACATTCTCATGTGCCCTCACACCTGCGTTACCAATCTGCCCAAGCCACGCCAGAAACAGCCAG TGGGTGTTGGACCAGCCTCCATCATGGTTGGCAATCTGGTGGCAGGCAAGAGAATTGCCCAGGCAGCTGGCAGAGACCTGGGACTGATCGAAGACCAAGATTTGGTCAGGAAG CATCAATTCCTGACAGAGGCTCTGCAGTGGAGAGCTCAAACAGACCCAGACCACACCCTGTTTGTGCTTCTCAACGCCaag GGAACTGCGGTGTGTGCAGCTACTTGCGTCCAGTTGCACAAGCGGGCTGAGAAGATCGCTGCTGCCCTGTCTGAGAGGGGGAGTCTGAACACTGGGGACAACGTGGTGCTGCTGTATCCTCCTG GCATTGACCTGATCGCCTCTTTCTACGGATGTTTGTATGCTGGCTGCGTTCCGGTCACGGTTCGACCTCCCCATCCGCAAAACCTGACTGCCACTCTTCCTACCGTTCGCATGATCATTGAC GTCAGCAAGGCTGCCTGCATACTCACCACCCAAAATCTTATGAAGATTCTCAGATCGAAAGAAGCCGCTGCTGCTGTGAACATAAAAACATGGCCAACTATCATAGACACAG ATGACCTCCCGCGCAAACGCCCTCCCCAGATCTATAAGCCCCCAACGGCAGAGATGTTGGCCTACCTGGACTTTAGTGTGTCCACAACGGGCATGCTGACTGGGGTCAAG ATCTCCCATGCAGCTGTCAGCGCCCTGTGTCGTTCCATCAAACTTCAGTGTGAGCTCTACTCGTCACGACAAATTGCCATCTGCCTGGACCCTTACTGCGGCCTGGGTTTTGTACTGTGGTGCCTCTGCAG TGTGTACTCAGGCCACCAGTCTATCCTGATCCCCCCGATGGAGCTTGAAACCTCCCTTCCACTGTGGCTTAGCACACTGAGTCAGTACCGCATCAGGGACACCTTCTGCTCCTACTCTGTCATGGAACTCTGCACCAAGGGGCTGGGAACACAGACTGAAGCACTGAAG CTACGGGGGGTGAACCTGTCATGCGTGCGCAGCTGTGTAGTGGTCGCTGAGGAGCGGCCTCGCCTAGCCCTCACGCAGTCCTTCTCCAAGCTCTTCAAGGACCTGGGGTTGTCACCCCGAGCTGTCAGCACTGCCTTCGGCTCCCGTGTCAACCTGGCTATCTGCCTGCAG GGCACAACTGGACCAGACCCCTCCATAGTCTATGTGGATATGAAATCCCTGCGGCATGACAG GGTGCGGCTGGTGGAGCGAGGAGCCCCCCAGAGCTTACCACTCATGGAGTCTGGGACG ATCCTGCCGGGAGTGCGAGTGATAATTGTGAACCCAGAGACACGGGGACCTCTTGGAGACTCTCATCTTGGAGAG GTCTGGGTGAACAGTCCACACAGTGCCAGCGGCTACTATACCATTTATGGGGAGGAGAGCCTACAGGCAGACCACTTCAACACCAGGCTGAGCTTTGGTGACCCACAGACCTTATGGGCTCGGACTGGCTATCTGGGTTTTGTCAGGAGAACTGAACTCTTGGATGCAAGTGGAG aCCGTCACGATGCTCTTTTTGTGGTGGGCTCTCTGGATGAGACCCTTGAGCTCCGAGGCTTGCGCTATCACCCCATCGACATTGAGACATCTGTGTCACGTGCTCATCGCAGCATCGCTGAGAG